The Panthera leo isolate Ple1 chromosome A3, P.leo_Ple1_pat1.1, whole genome shotgun sequence genome contains the following window.
TTCAAATAGTAGCggcctgttttttaatttttcttctctctcttctagtTCTCGTTGGTATTCTCTCATcctttccttttcactctttctaaaatcaaataaaaggaacagcattttaaaaagaaataataacttgCACATATAACATTTAGCTTAGACGACAGATCAGAAGTTAAATTATGAGCACAGTTTACAGTTTACCACAATTCCTTTCCTACACTGGTAAATTTTTATGGACTGCAGAATAAAAATCCTAGGTTGTGAGAACACACCTTTACATACTGGGAACAATCTGGATACTCTGATGTTTCTGAAatcttcaagatttttaaaaaattatgtattaaaatgCTTCAAACTGGCCTGAAGAGATGAATGAACACCCTCTTATCTCatttgtaagtgaaaaaaaacaagaaaatttagtTCAAATTAGATATCTTTTCTTTAAGgaatttcttctgaaaaacaagACCTTgctccttctttttcctcataAGTGAGATCTCCTATAAATCGGTGGCAGAGTGAATTAAATGGGAGTAGGTCAGGGGAGAAATGGGGACTATGGGAATAGAACATatagaaaaaaggaagcaaaatacataaattcacAATAAATGTACTTACTACTTGGATAAGATCCTATAATGAACTAAACTATGCTATTTCCTCTATGTAAAATATACTAACTTTACCAAGATAATAAGATTTCATGGATTAGAGGAAATAATTGTACTATAAAATGCTAATTATGCTTAATTATACACAAGATTGGTATTATGAAAAATCCAGTTTGCTTTCTTAGGGTGAAcagtatatttctaaaaattattgcTCAAGTTCATCAAATTAAGCTCCCTCTATCACTGAATTACACTGATATATATTATAAGGGATATAAacataatatacattataaaagaatataattattattataaataaaaatttacaattaaaaaggaatactcataattaaaagcaaatacaGGGGTGCCCatatggcttagtcggttgagtgtccgactcttgatttaagctcaaatcatgatcccagggttgtgggattgagtcccgcattgggctctgtgctgaatctgaagcctgcttagaattctttctctctctcttccccactcctgcactctctctctaaaataaagtcataaaataaataaaatataaaaaataaaagcaaatataatttgGGGGGTACTTATAAAtcagattaaaaattaattaatcatatTACTTACCCAGCTTAGGGGGAGATATTTTCCTACTTAAACATgaacatttttacataaaaatgttccTCTGGAACACTGGTTTTCAAACTTTGTGCTGCAGAATTCCAGTGTTTGTGAAGGGGTTCTgcaaatatctttatttatttatattcaaactGCAACGGAATGCAATACACACCACTAAACATTTATACACACGTGTTAACTGACACACATAACTGATGTTATTTAACATCAGTGTGTTAATTTGTGATATTAGATTTCACGCAGACCTCAGAACAAAGCTCTGTGACATATCTATTTATTGAAGAATATTCTTAGGATTACATGGCAAGCTATTAAAAAAGAGCTTTGTGTGAATCAAAATTTTTCTAcgtttactgaaattaaaattaaaaacttaaaaaaaagatttttctcaaTATTGTACTGTGCAATCAAAAATAGTATAAAGAAGGAGCACCTGGCTacctcaatcagtagagcatacgacccttgatctcagggttgtatcATGTTCAAGCCCAACAATGGACAtggaaactacttaaaaaaaaaaaaaaaaaagtataaagtataaaaaaagattAGATACTAACATAAAATTACAACTATGAACTATGGCCACAATCAATATGAAATGTTTCAATTCATCAATATGGCTTTATGGTCCTTACCATGAGGTGAGTACATATGGTGGTTCTCACCATGAGGTGAGTGTGAATGAGAATGTGTGTACGTTGAATTTAAGTAACCGATGGCAACTTAATCCGGAAACTAAAATACTAATCAATCTGTTCATATATCGTATCCACTGaaagaaagtttgaaaaccagTGATCTGGAGGTTCAGGATTCTTTTATGATACCTGAGAGACATGACTCTGGATTTAGACATTTGAGCTAAACTTTGATGTGAGTCATAAGCCTTAGCCCGGGTCATCAGGAGTTTCTGCAATTCTTTCATCCTTTGCTTCTGCTTAGTTAGGATCCgacttctctcttcttccaacattttcttttcctcaagtgATCTCCTGAGGGCAACAAACTAAGGCTTAATTCACTTTAGGCCAGTGAGAATGCTGTTTAGCATAGATTTAACACGGGAAAATTCAAAGGTTGAAAAAAGGCAACCTTTTGTGAAGGCTCTGACTTGCACAACTAGAAATCAACAGGCTAACCTTTTCTATCCCCAAAGattcataaaatacaaaatacattcatttcttaGCAGAACACCCTCTGGCAAAATACTCTATATTATACGGTAAAATATATcaccaaatataattttttcacgTTTTCAAATTCACCAACATAAAATCAACAGAGCTGCAAACACGATTTTAGCAACCGCGAGTCAGCTGGTACGATATCCTAGTTATTTACCTTGTGGCTTGTTCTCTTCCTCTGGAAGACACTGTGGGCATTGGAGGGTTGCAGTAACAAGGCACAGGCTTTGCACTTGCACTTCTTGCTGGTGACTTGTGCCTTGGAGACAGATAAGCCCgtgtttcttttaaatgttcttcaTCTGCTGCAACGTCTGccaaaattttctctctctgagtGGATGCATTGGAGGCTGCGTGAAGATCAGATGGTTTACGGACAGTTAGGAATTTTGAAAACTTCTGTTTCGAGAGGCGTTTCTGATATCTCTCGGGAAGGTCTTCAAAATCAGCAGTTTGCCACCTAAAGTTGTGTTTACACTTCAACTTTTCAGCCTGTTCAGGACCCTTGAGCTTCCTTGCAGCACAACTTCTGTGACCTGATCTGTGAGGCAGAGGGGATGAATTCTGTAAAAGCTCTTGGGCTCTCAGTTGCATCCTAATGTTTCTATACGGCTCTTCTTCTAACTTTCCATTGGTAACCGAACCATAAGTAGACCGAGGTATAGGTCTGGCCTTaaatctatttgttttctttttagacttAAACAAGTCTCTCATCTGCTTATCCCGGATTGCTTgcttctgttcctcccttgcgATAAACTTAAATGGCTTTTGTGAGGCCAAAAgagcttctttgtttttctccttcatatATCTCCTGCgttcttcattttgcttgactaTGTCAtgataaagggggaaaaagacaaatgcagGAACTGGATTGGCTCGGAATTTTTTCTTACACTCTGATTCCTCCTCTTGTTTTTTGAGCAGTTGGTGTACCATTTCAATATCTGGCTTAGATTtcatgtttgcttcttttttcctctgttcccTAATCATCATCTGAAAAGGTTCAGGTACTGTAATCTTTGGTACCCATtctcttggtttcttctttgttttttcaactGGGAAGTCAGCATGTCCACACTGAATATAATCTTCAACAGAGAAGTTTGTCCACATGTTGTTGATCAGTTCTTTAGCATAGCtcatcactctctttttctcaggaCACTCTTTTTCTAAGTTGGGCAACTCATCTTCAGAGGAAGACATAATCAAGGAGGAACATTGCCCTAAATCAGGCTCTGAAAAGGATGTCATTAATGAGATACGGTGATAGGAGTTCTTTTCTGATTCAGACCTAAATGAGAAGAATAATTAGATTATGCTCTCAGTTGCACGTGACCAAATATACAAATTAAGAActagatattttctgttttttcttttaatttaaaacaaaattttttaaatgtttaattttgagagagagaatatgagtgggag
Protein-coding sequences here:
- the FAM161A gene encoding protein FAM161A isoform X12, with translation MAASHRAAKLAASSLQTPVNPSTGAQVAQYEREEPLEALGTEAVEEEKDEEEEKAVRPARARTNFNTNFSEVDGQTHISGEDFVDFSDVYHSNEDYFRKLEELKAAHLETMAKLEKMYQNKLNLKEVQPVIIREEASSVSSRSESEKNSYHRISLMTSFSEPDLGQCSSLIMSSSEDELPNLEKECPEKKRVMSYAKELINNMWTNFSVEDYIQCGHADFPVEKTKKKPREWVPKITVPEPFQMMIREQRKKEANMKSKPDIEMVHQLLKKQEEESECKKKFRANPVPAFVFFPLYHDIVKQNEERRRYMKEKNKEALLASQKPFKFIAREEQKQAIRDKQMRDLFKSKKKTNRFKARPIPRSTYGSVTNGKLEEEPYRNIRMQLRAQELLQNSSPLPHRSGHRSCAARKLKGPEQAEKLKCKHNFRWQTADFEDLPERYQKRLSKQKFSKFLTVRKPSDLHAASNASTQREKILADVAADEEHLKETRAYLSPRHKSPARSASAKPVPCYCNPPMPTVSSRGREQATRRSLEEKKMLEEERSRILTKQKQRMKELQKLLMTRAKAYDSHQSLAQMSKSRVMSLRKSEKERMREYQRELEEREEKLKNRPLLFERVAQKNARMAAEKHYSNTLKAVGLSDEFVSKKGQSRKIFEYFSNQEMKSFTEDKERSGRNGIKGSGEDTDFQEKPKDAKFARQKKEGHDLPVS
- the FAM161A gene encoding protein FAM161A isoform X15; protein product: MAASHRAAKLAASSLQTPVNPSTGAQVAQYEREEPLEALGTEAVEEEKDEEEEKAVRPARARTNFNTNFSEVDGQTHISGEDFVDFSDVYHSNEDYFRKLEELKAAHLETMAKLEKMYQNKLNLKEVQPVIIREEASSVSSRSESEKNSYHRISLMTSFSEPDLGQCSSLIMSSSEDELPNLEKECPEKKRVMSYAKELINNMWTNFSVEDYIQCGHADFPVEKTKKKPREWVPKITVPEPFQMMIREQRKKEANMKSKPDIEMVHQLLKKQEEESECKKKFRANPVPAFVFFPLYHDIVKQNEERRRYMKEKNKEALLASQKPFKFIAREEQKQAIRDKQMRDLFKSKKKTNRFKARPIPRSTYGSVTNGKLEEEPYRNIRMQLRAQELLQNSSPLPHRSGHRSCAARKLKGPEQAEKLKCKHNFRWQTADFEDLPERYQKRLSKQKFSKFLTVRKPSDLHAASNASTQREKILADVAADEEHLKETRAYLSPRHKSPARSASAKPVPCYCNPPMPTVSSRGREQATRRSLEEKKMLEEERSRILTKQKQRMKELQKLLMTRAKAYDSHQSLAQMSKSRVMSLRKSEKERMREYQRELEEREEKLKNRPLLFERVAQKNARMAAEKHYSNTLKAVGLSDEFVSKKGQSRKIFEYFSNQEMKSFTEDKERSGRNGIKGSGEDTDFQEKPKDAKFARQKKEGDH
- the FAM161A gene encoding protein FAM161A isoform X5, whose amino-acid sequence is MAASHRAAKLAASSLQTPVNPSTGAQVAQYEREEPLEALGTEAVEEEKDEEEEKAVRPARARTNFNTNFSEVDGQTHISGEDFVDFSDVYHSNEDYFRKLEELKAAHLETMAKLEKMYQNKLNLKEVQPVIIREEASSVSSRSESEKNSYHRISLMTSFSEPDLGQCSSLIMSSSEDELPNLEKECPEKKRVMSYAKELINNMWTNFSVEDYIQCGHADFPVEKTKKKPREWVPKITVPEPFQMMIREQRKKEANMKSKPDIEMVHQLLKKQEEESECKKKFRANPVPAFVFFPLYHDIVKQNEERRRYMKEKNKEALLASQKPFKFIAREEQKQAIRDKQMRDLFKSKKKTNRFKARPIPRSTYGSVTNGKLEEEPYRNIRMQLRAQELLQNSSPLPHRSGHRSCAARKLKGPEQAEKLKCKHNFRWQTADFEDLPERYQKRLSKQKFSKFLTVRKPSDLHAASNASTQREKILADVAADEEHLKETRAYLSPRHKSPARSASAKPVPCYCNPPMPTVSSRGREQATRKSEKERMREYQRELEEREEKLKNRPLLFERVAQKNARMAAEKHYSNTLKAVGLSDEFVSKKGQSRKIFEYFSNQEMKSFTEDKERSGRNGIKGSGEDTDFQEKPKDAKFARQKKEGDRSSIIFCWEYWFALGNRGCRGEEGTENRERLKEGLWEIRERKAEEPTFTDPRQHGLGPDFPFPALLYLEKNLLNLVRGSLCVFFHHGGNL
- the FAM161A gene encoding protein FAM161A isoform X8 encodes the protein MAASHRAAKLAASSLQTPVNPSTGAQVAQYEREEPLEALGTEAVEEEKDEEEEKAVRPARARTNFNTNFSEVDGQTHISGEDFVDFSDVYHSNEDYFRKLEELKAAHLETMAKLEKMYQNKLNLKEVQPVIIREEASSVSSRSESEKNSYHRISLMTSFSEPDLGQCSSLIMSSSEDELPNLEKECPEKKRVMSYAKELINNMWTNFSVEDYIQCGHADFPVEKTKKKPREWVPKITVPEPFQMMIREQRKKEANMKSKPDIEMVHQLLKKQEEESECKKKFRANPVPAFVFFPLYHDIVKQNEERRRYMKEKNKEALLASQKPFKFIAREEQKQAIRDKQMRDLFKSKKKTNRFKARPIPRSTYGSVTNGKLEEEPYRNIRMQLRAQELLQNSSPLPHRSGHRSCAARKLKGPEQAEKLKCKHNFRWQTADFEDLPERYQKRLSKQKFSKFLTVRKPSDLHAASNASTQREKILADVAADEEHLKETRAYLSPRHKSPARSASAKPVPCYCNPPMPTVSSRGREQATRRSLEEKKMLEEERSRILTKQKQRMKELQKLLMTRAKAYDSHQSLAQMSKSRVMSLRKSEKERMREYQRELEEREEKLKNRPLLFERVAQKNARMAAEKHYSNTLKAVGLSDEFVSKKGQSRKIFEYFSNQEMKSFTEDKERCPRTGPCEEPMTIHILSFDLEEMGLRAQEKTLIFRRSPRMQNLQDRRKKFWRTEV
- the FAM161A gene encoding protein FAM161A isoform X2; translated protein: MAASHRAAKLAASSLQTPVNPSTGAQVAQYEREEPLEALGTEAVEEEKDEEEEKAVRPARARTNFNTNFSEVDGQTHISGEDFVDFSDVYHSNEDYFRKLEELKAAHLETMAKLEKMYQNKLNLKEVQPVIIREEASSVSSRSESEKNSYHRISLMTSFSEPDLGQCSSLIMSSSEDELPNLEKECPEKKRVMSYAKELINNMWTNFSVEDYIQCGHADFPVEKTKKKPREWVPKITVPEPFQMMIREQRKKEANMKSKPDIEMVHQLLKKQEEESECKKKFRANPVPAFVFFPLYHDIVKQNEERRRYMKEKNKEALLASQKPFKFIAREEQKQAIRDKQMRDLFKSKKKTNRFKARPIPRSTYGSVTNGKLEEEPYRNIRMQLRAQELLQNSSPLPHRSGHRSCAARKLKGPEQAEKLKCKHNFRWQTADFEDLPERYQKRLSKQKFSKFLTVRKPSDLHAASNASTQREKILADVAADEEHLKETRAYLSPRHKSPARSASAKPVPCYCNPPMPTVSSRGREQATRRSLEEKKMLEEERSRILTKQKQRMKELQKLLMTRAKAYDSHQSLAQMSKSRVMSLRKSEKERMREYQRELEEREEKLKNRPLLFERVAQKNARMAAEKHYSNTLKAVGLSDEFVSKKGQSRKIFEYFSNQEMKSFTEDKERCPRTGPCEEPMTIHILSFDLEEMGLRAQEKTLIFRRSPRMQNLQDRRKKVPGKRPGIFGGHHSAYCTPVLAAGGKSLSGEYQEQVATSK
- the FAM161A gene encoding protein FAM161A isoform X14; protein product: MAASHRAAKLAASSLQTPVNPSTGAQVAQYEREEPLEALGTEAVEEEKDEEEEKAVRPARARTNFNTNFSEVDGQTHISGEDFVDFSDVYHSNEDYFRKLEELKAAHLETMAKLEKMYQNKLNLKEVQPVIIREEASSVSSRSESEKNSYHRISLMTSFSEPDLGQCSSLIMSSSEDELPNLEKECPEKKRVMSYAKELINNMWTNFSVEDYIQCGHADFPVEKTKKKPREWVPKITVPEPFQMMIREQRKKEANMKSKPDIEMVHQLLKKQEEESECKKKFRANPVPAFVFFPLYHDIVKQNEERRRYMKEKNKEALLASQKPFKFIAREEQKQAIRDKQMRDLFKSKKKTNRFKARPIPRSTYGSVTNGKLEEEPYRNIRMQLRAQELLQNSSPLPHRSGHRSCAARKLKGPEQAEKLKCKHNFRWQTADFEDLPERYQKRLSKQKFSKFLTVRKPSDLHAASNASTQREKILADVAADEEHLKETRAYLSPRHKSPARSASAKPVPCYCNPPMPTVSSRGREQATRRSLEEKKMLEEERSRILTKQKQRMKELQKLLMTRAKAYDSHQSLAQMSKSRVMSLRKSEKERMREYQRELEEREEKLKNRPLLFERVAQKNARMAAEKHYSNTLKAVGLSDEFVSKKGQSRKIFEYFSNQEMKSFTEDKERSGRNGIKGSGEDTDFQEKPKDAKFARQKKEETQS
- the FAM161A gene encoding protein FAM161A isoform X4: MAASHRAAKLAASSLQTPVNPSTGAQVAQYEREEPLEALGTEAVEEEKDEEEEKAVRPARARTNFNTNFSEVDGQTHISGEDFVDFSDVYHSNEDYFRKLEELKAAHLETMAKLEKMYQNKLNLKEVQPVIIREEASSVSSRSESEKNSYHRISLMTSFSEPDLGQCSSLIMSSSEDELPNLEKECPEKKRVMSYAKELINNMWTNFSVEDYIQCGHADFPVEKTKKKPREWVPKITVPEPFQMMIREQRKKEANMKSKPDIEMVHQLLKKQEEESECKKKFRANPVPAFVFFPLYHDIVKQNEERRRYMKEKNKEALLASQKPFKFIAREEQKQAIRDKQMRDLFKSKKKTNRFKARPIPRSTYGSVTNGKLEEEPYRNIRMQLRAQELLQNSSPLPHRSGHRSCAARKLKGPEQAEKLKCKHNFRWQTADFEDLPERYQKRLSKQKFSKFLTVRKPSDLHAASNASTQREKILADVAADEEHLKETRAYLSPRHKSPARSASAKPVPCYCNPPMPTVSSRGREQATRRSLEEKKMLEEERSRILTKQKQRMKELQKLLMTRAKAYDSHQSLAQMSKSRVMSLRKSEKERMREYQRELEEREEKLKNRPLLFERVAQKNARMAAEKHYSNTLKAVGLSDEFVSKKGQSRKIFEYFSNQEMKSFTEDKERCPRTGPCEEPMTIHILSFDLEEMGLRAQEKTLIFRRSPRMQNLQDRRKKETTEMVAAIIQVRHDNGFD
- the FAM161A gene encoding protein FAM161A isoform X11, with the translated sequence MAASHRAAKLAASSLQTPVNPSTGAQVAQYEREEPLEALGTEAVEEEKDEEEEKAVRPARARTNFNTNFSEVDGQTHISGEDFVDFSDVYHSNEDYFRKLEELKAAHLETMAKLEKMYQNKLNLKEVQPVIIREEASSVSSRSESEKNSYHRISLMTSFSEPDLGQCSSLIMSSSEDELPNLEKECPEKKRVMSYAKELINNMWTNFSVEDYIQCGHADFPVEKTKKKPREWVPKITVPEPFQMMIREQRKKEANMKSKPDIEMVHQLLKKQEEESECKKKFRANPVPAFVFFPLYHDIVKQNEERRRYMKEKNKEALLASQKPFKFIAREEQKQAIRDKQMRDLFKSKKKTNRFKARPIPRSTYGSVTNGKLEEEPYRNIRMQLRAQELLQNSSPLPHRSGHRSCAARKLKGPEQAEKLKCKHNFRWQTADFEDLPERYQKRLSKQKFSKFLTVRKPSDLHAASNASTQREKILADVAADEEHLKETRAYLSPRHKSPARSASAKPVPCYCNPPMPTVSSRGREQATRRSLEEKKMLEEERSRILTKQKQRMKELQKLLMTRAKAYDSHQSLAQMSKSRVMSLRKSEKERMREYQRELEEREEKLKNRPLLFERVAQKNARMAAEKHYSNTLKAVGLSDEFVSKKGQSRKIFEYFSNQEMKSFTEDKERSGRNGIKGSGEDTDFQEKPKDAKFARQKKEDLFCNLLCALRG
- the FAM161A gene encoding protein FAM161A isoform X1, with the protein product MAASHRAAKLAASSLQTPVNPSTGAQVAQYEREEPLEALGTEAVEEEKDEEEEKAVRPARARTNFNTNFSEVDGQTHISGEDFVDFSDVYHSNEDYFRKLEELKAAHLETMAKLEKMYQNKLNLKEVQPVIIREEASSVSSRSESEKNSYHRISLMTSFSEPDLGQCSSLIMSSSEDELPNLEKECPEKKRVMSYAKELINNMWTNFSVEDYIQCGHADFPVEKTKKKPREWVPKITVPEPFQMMIREQRKKEANMKSKPDIEMVHQLLKKQEEESECKKKFRANPVPAFVFFPLYHDIVKQNEERRRYMKEKNKEALLASQKPFKFIAREEQKQAIRDKQMRDLFKSKKKTNRFKARPIPRSTYGSVTNGKLEEEPYRNIRMQLRAQELLQNSSPLPHRSGHRSCAARKLKGPEQAEKLKCKHNFRWQTADFEDLPERYQKRLSKQKFSKFLTVRKPSDLHAASNASTQREKILADVAADEEHLKETRAYLSPRHKSPARSASAKPVPCYCNPPMPTVSSRGREQATRRSLEEKKMLEEERSRILTKQKQRMKELQKLLMTRAKAYDSHQSLAQMSKSRVMSLRKSEKERMREYQRELEEREEKLKNRPLLFERVAQKNARMAAEKHYSNTLKAVGLSDEFVSKKGQSRKIFEYFSNQEMKSFTEDKERSGRNGIKGSGEDTDFQEKPKDAKFARQKKEGDRSSIIFCWEYWFALGNRGCRGEEGTENRERLKEGLWEIRERKAEEPTFTDPRQHGLGPDFPFPALLYLEKNLLNLVRGSLCVFFHHGGNL
- the FAM161A gene encoding protein FAM161A isoform X16; the encoded protein is MAASHRAAKLAASSLQTPVNPSTGAQVAQYEREEPLEALGTEAVEEEKDEEEEKAVRPARARTNFNTNFSEVDGQTHISGEDFVDFSDVYHSNEDYFRKLEELKAAHLETMAKLEKMYQNKLNLKEVQPVIIREEASSVSSRSESEKNSYHRISLMTSFSEPDLGQCSSLIMSSSEDELPNLEKECPEKKRVMSYAKELINNMWTNFSVEDYIQCGHADFPVEKTKKKPREWVPKITVPEPFQMMIREQRKKEANMKSKPDIEMVHQLLKKQEEESECKKKFRANPVPAFVFFPLYHDIVKQNEERRRYMKEKNKEALLASQKPFKFIAREEQKQAIRDKQMRDLFKSKKKTNRFKARPIPRSTYGSVTNGKLEEEPYRNIRMQLRAQELLQNSSPLPHRSGHRSCAARKLKGPEQAEKLKCKHNFRWQTADFEDLPERYQKRLSKQKFSKFLTVRKPSDLHAASNASTQREKILADVAADEEHLKETRAYLSPRHKSPARSASAKPVPCYCNPPMPTVSSRGREQATRRSLEEKKMLEEERSRILTKQKQRMKELQKLLMTRAKAYDSHQSLAQMSKSRVMSLRKSEKERMREYQRELEEREEKLKNRPLLFERVAQKNARMAAEKHYSNTLKAVGLSDEFVSKKGQSRKIFEYFSNQEMKSFTEDKERFYF
- the FAM161A gene encoding protein FAM161A isoform X13 codes for the protein MAASHRAAKLAASSLQTPVNPSTGAQVAQYEREEPLEALGTEAVEEEKDEEEEKAVRPARARTNFNTNFSEVDGQTHISGEDFVDFSDVYHSNEDYFRKLEELKAAHLETMAKLEKMYQNKLNLKEVQPVIIREEASSVSSRSESEKNSYHRISLMTSFSEPDLGQCSSLIMSSSEDELPNLEKECPEKKRVMSYAKELINNMWTNFSVEDYIQCGHADFPVEKTKKKPREWVPKITVPEPFQMMIREQRKKEANMKSKPDIEMVHQLLKKQEEESECKKKFRANPVPAFVFFPLYHDIVKQNEERRRYMKEKNKEALLASQKPFKFIAREEQKQAIRDKQMRDLFKSKKKTNRFKARPIPRSTYGSVTNGKLEEEPYRNIRMQLRAQELLQNSSPLPHRSGHRSCAARKLKGPEQAEKLKCKHNFRWQTADFEDLPERYQKRLSKQKFSKFLTVRKPSDLHAASNASTQREKILADVAADEEHLKETRAYLSPRHKSPARSASAKPVPCYCNPPMPTVSSRGREQATRRSLEEKKMLEEERSRILTKQKQRMKELQKLLMTRAKAYDSHQSLAQMSKSRVMSLRKSEKERMREYQRELEEREEKLKNRPLLFERVAQKNARMAAEKHYSNTLKAVGLSDEFVSKKGQSRKIFEYFSNQEMKSFTEDKERSGRNGIKGSGEDTDFQEKPKDAKFARQKKEGGNK
- the FAM161A gene encoding protein FAM161A isoform X3, which produces MAASHRAAKLAASSLQTPVNPSTGAQVAQYEREEPLEALGTEAVEEEKDEEEEKAVRPARARTNFNTNFSEVDGQTHISGEDFVDFSDVYHSNEDYFRKLEELKAAHLETMAKLEKMYQNKLNLKEVQPVIIREEASSVSSRSESEKNSYHRISLMTSFSEPDLGQCSSLIMSSSEDELPNLEKECPEKKRVMSYAKELINNMWTNFSVEDYIQCGHADFPVEKTKKKPREWVPKITVPEPFQMMIREQRKKEANMKSKPDIEMVHQLLKKQEEESECKKKFRANPVPAFVFFPLYHDIVKQNEERRRYMKEKNKEALLASQKPFKFIAREEQKQAIRDKQMRDLFKSKKKTNRFKARPIPRSTYGSVTNGKLEEEPYRNIRMQLRAQELLQNSSPLPHRSGHRSCAARKLKGPEQAEKLKCKHNFRWQTADFEDLPERYQKRLSKQKFSKFLTVRKPSDLHAASNASTQREKILADVAADEEHLKETRAYLSPRHKSPARSASAKPVPCYCNPPMPTVSSRGREQATRRSLEEKKMLEEERSRILTKQKQRMKELQKLLMTRAKAYDSHQSLAQMSKSRVMSLRKSEKERMREYQRELEEREEKLKNRPLLFERVAQKNARMAAEKHYSNTLKAVGLSDEFVSKKGQSRKIFEYFSNQEMKSFTEDKERSGRNGIKGSGEDTDFQEKPKDAKFARQKKEGSREKTWYLWGPSFSLLHSCSCSWREILIRRIPGAGGNK
- the FAM161A gene encoding protein FAM161A isoform X9; the encoded protein is MAASHRAAKLAASSLQTPVNPSTGAQVAQYEREEPLEALGTEAVEEEKDEEEEKAVRPARARTNFNTNFSEVDGQTHISGEDFVDFSDVYHSNEDYFRKLEELKAAHLETMAKLEKMYQNKLNLKEVQPVIIREEASSVSSRSESEKNSYHRISLMTSFSEPDLGQCSSLIMSSSEDELPNLEKECPEKKRVMSYAKELINNMWTNFSVEDYIQCGHADFPVEKTKKKPREWVPKITVPEPFQMMIREQRKKEANMKSKPDIEMVHQLLKKQEEESECKKKFRANPVPAFVFFPLYHDIVKQNEERRRYMKEKNKEALLASQKPFKFIAREEQKQAIRDKQMRDLFKSKKKTNRFKARPIPRSTYGSVTNGKLEEEPYRNIRMQLRAQELLQNSSPLPHRSGHRSCAARKLKGPEQAEKLKCKHNFRWQTADFEDLPERYQKRLSKQKFSKFLTVRKPSDLHAASNASTQREKILADVAADEEHLKETRAYLSPRHKSPARSASAKPVPCYCNPPMPTVSSRGREQATRRSLEEKKMLEEERSRILTKQKQRMKELQKLLMTRAKAYDSHQSLAQMSKSRVMSLRKSEKERMREYQRELEEREEKLKNRPLLFERVAQKNARMAAEKHYSNTLKAVGLSDEFVSKKGQSRKIFEYFSNQEMKSFTEDKERCPRTGPCEEPMTIHILSFDLEEMGLRAQEKTLIFRRSPRMQNLQDRRKKVATSK
- the FAM161A gene encoding protein FAM161A isoform X7 translates to MAASHRAAKLAASSLQTPVNPSTGAQVAQYEREEPLEALGTEAVEEEKDEEEEKAVRPARARTNFNTNFSEVDGQTHISGEDFVDFSDVYHSNEDYFRKLEELKAAHLETMAKLEKMYQNKLNLKEVQPVIIREEASSVSSRSESEKNSYHRISLMTSFSEPDLGQCSSLIMSSSEDELPNLEKECPEKKRVMSYAKELINNMWTNFSVEDYIQCGHADFPVEKTKKKPREWVPKITVPEPFQMMIREQRKKEANMKSKPDIEMVHQLLKKQEEESECKKKFRANPVPAFVFFPLYHDIVKQNEERRRYMKEKNKEALLASQKPFKFIAREEQKQAIRDKQMRDLFKSKKKTNRFKARPIPRSTYGSVTNGKLEEEPYRNIRMQLRAQELLQNSSPLPHRSGHRSCAARKLKGPEQAEKLKCKHNFRWQTADFEDLPERYQKRLSKQKFSKFLTVRKPSDLHAASNASTQREKILADVAADEEHLKETRAYLSPRHKSPARSASAKPVPCYCNPPMPTVSSRGREQATRRSLEEKKMLEEERSRILTKQKQRMKELQKLLMTRAKAYDSHQSLAQMSKSRVMSLRKSEKERMREYQRELEEREEKLKNRPLLFERVAQKNARMAAEKHYSNTLKAVGLSDEFVSKKGQSRKIFEYFSNQEMKSFTEDKERSGRNGIKGSGEDTDFQEKPKDAKFARQKKEVLEDRSMKSVSLGPNQCVSRAFSLCRL